A window of Actinomadura viridis genomic DNA:
ACATCGCCGTCGAGTTCGTCCACCCGGCCATCGTCGGCAAGCGCGCCCTGCCCGCCGTCTCCCTGACCAACGACTGCGCCGCCCTGACCGGCATCGCCAGGGCCGAGGGATTCGACGCCGTGTTCGCCACGCAGCTCAGGCCGCTGGCCGCCCCCGCCGACATCGCGCTCGGCCTGTCGCGCGACGGCCGCTGCCCCAACGTCCTGCGGGGCCTGGAGACGGCCCGCGGGCTCGGGCTGCTCACCATCGCCCTGGTGGGCGCCGGCGGCGGGGACATCGCCGGCAGCCCCGCGGTCGACCACGCCCTGGTCGCCCGCGCCGACGACCCCTGCGTGGTGAAGGAGGTGCACGTGACCGTCTATCACGTGCTGTGGGAACTGGTGCACGTCTTCATCGAGCAGCCCGGGCTGCTGGAGGGGAAGGACACGCGATGACGCCCCAGGAACACTGCCACGGCGAGGTCTGCGTCACCTGCGCCGACACCGCCGAACGCGTCCGGGTCCGCGCGCTGCTCGGCGACGGACTCGCCCTGGCCGACACCGGCACCGGCACCGAGGAGATCAGCGTGGCGCTGGTGGACGCCGGCGAGGGCGACGTGGTCCTCGTGCACGCCAAGGAGGCCATCGCCGTGGTGGAGACCGTCGCGGACCGCGCGGGGGAGACCGTCCCGGACGGCGCGGGGGCGTCCCCGCGCGGGGAGGGCCCATGACCGGGGTCGAGGCGCTCTACCCGTTCCTGTACGCCGGGGAGACCGACCTGGACGCCGTCCTGGCGGAGGTCCGGCGGTCCACGGCGGAGAAGGCCGCCGAGATCGTCGCGCTGCGCGACTCCCTCGCCGGACTGCACGGCGACCGCCTCGTGGCCTGCGCGCGGCGGCTGGCCGGCTCGTTCCGCGACGGCGGACGCCTGTTCACCTTCGGCAACGGGGGCAGCAGCACCGACGCGCAGGACCTGGCGCGGCTGTTCCTGCGCCCGCCGCCTCCCGCGCGACCGCTGCCGGCGTTCTCCCTCCCGCACGACGTGGCGGTGCTCACGGCACTGGCCAACGACGTCGGCCACGAGGTGGTCTTCGCCCGCCGGCTGGCCGCCCTCGCACGCCCCGGCGACATCGCGGCCGGGCTGTCGACCAGCGGCGGATCGGCCAACCTCCTGCGCGCCTTCGACGAGGCCGCCCGCCTCGGCATGGTGACGGTCGGATTCGCCGGGTACGACGGCGGCCCGATGGCCGAGGCCGGCACCGTCGGCCACCTGTTCGTCGTGCCGTCCTCCTCGGTCCACCGGATCCAGGAGGCGCAGGCCACGCTCTACCACGTGCTGTGGGAACTGACCCTGCTCGCCCTGGACGGCGGGCTGTGATCGACCCGGGGGTGGAGCTGCCCGCGCGGACCCGGATCCGGATCCGCGTCGAGGGCACCGTGCAGGGGGTCGGGTTCCGCCCCTTCGTGTACGCGCTGGCCGCCGAGCACGGCGTGGCCGGCTTCGTGGGCAACGACTGCGGAGGAGTGTTCGCCGAGGTCGAGGGCGACCCGCCGGCGCTGGCCGCGTTCGTCGGCGCCCTCGAACGGCGGGCGCCGCCGCTGGCGGTGGTGGAACGCGTCACCACCGAGCCCATCCCGGCGGTCGGGGAACGCGGGTTCCGGATCGCGCCCAGCGAGGACGCCGAGGCCCGCAGGGCGCTCGTCCCGCCCGACCTGGCCACCTGCGAGGACTGCCTGGCCGAGGTGTTCGCCCCGTCCGGGCGGCGCCGCCACTACGCCTTCACCAACTGCACCGGCTGCGGACCGCGGTTCACCATCGTCACCGGCGTCCCCTACGACCGGGCGGCCACCACCATGGCCGGTTTCGCGCTGTGCGATGACTGCGCGGGCGAGTACAAGGATCCCGAGGACCGGCGCTTCCACGCCCAGCCGGTGTGCTGCCCGGCCTGCGGACCGGCGCTGCGCTTCCACGGCCCCAACGGCCGCCCGGTCCGGGGCGAGCCGGTCGAGGTCGCGGCCCGGTGGCTGCGGCAGGGCCGGATCGTGGCGGTCAAGGGCCTGGGCGGCTACCACCTGGCCGTCCTCGCCGACCATGAGGCGGCGGTGACCGCGCTGCGCGACCGCAAGCACCGGGAGGCCAAGCCGTTCGCCGTGATGGTGCCCGACCTCGACGCCGCCCGCACGCTGGTGGGCCTGGAGGAGGCCGCCGAACGGCTGCTGAGCGGCACCCGCCGCCCCATCGTGCTGCTGCCGCGCCGGCTGGACGCCCGGGTGGCGCAGGCGGTCGCGCCCGG
This region includes:
- a CDS encoding D-sedoheptulose-7-phosphate isomerase, coding for MATAQRPPLVPAVRAAFERRTGPGRALADDAERVARACHAMAARFHQGGKLIVFGNGGAATDAQHIAVEFVHPAIVGKRALPAVSLTNDCAALTGIARAEGFDAVFATQLRPLAAPADIALGLSRDGRCPNVLRGLETARGLGLLTIALVGAGGGDIAGSPAVDHALVARADDPCVVKEVHVTVYHVLWELVHVFIEQPGLLEGKDTR
- a CDS encoding hydrogenase assembly protein HupF, translated to MTPQEHCHGEVCVTCADTAERVRVRALLGDGLALADTGTGTEEISVALVDAGEGDVVLVHAKEAIAVVETVADRAGETVPDGAGASPRGEGP
- a CDS encoding D-sedoheptulose-7-phosphate isomerase, with the protein product MTGVEALYPFLYAGETDLDAVLAEVRRSTAEKAAEIVALRDSLAGLHGDRLVACARRLAGSFRDGGRLFTFGNGGSSTDAQDLARLFLRPPPPARPLPAFSLPHDVAVLTALANDVGHEVVFARRLAALARPGDIAAGLSTSGGSANLLRAFDEAARLGMVTVGFAGYDGGPMAEAGTVGHLFVVPSSSVHRIQEAQATLYHVLWELTLLALDGGL